One window from the genome of Oryza glaberrima chromosome 3, OglaRS2, whole genome shotgun sequence encodes:
- the LOC127767009 gene encoding heat stress transcription factor B-4d: MAFLVERCGGEMVVSMERSHGRSTTTAAAVTAAPAPFLSKTYQLVDDPSTDDVVSWGEDEATFVVWRPPEFARDLLPNYFKHNNFSSFVRQLNTYGFRKIVADRWEFANEFFRKGAKHLLSEIHRRKSSSCSQPQPPPPFPMHQHYPLSLFSPPTTTRSPPVGAAAAAAYHFQEEYCSSPADYAGGGGDLLAALSEDNRQLRRRNSLLLSELAHMRKLYNDIIYFLQNHVEPVAPPPLAAATSCRLVELGPSTTERRRSAASPSGDNDDDAAVRLFGVRLDDDHGKKRRVQLVQEDEGDEQGSEG, translated from the exons ATGGCATTCCTCGTGGAGAggtgcggcggcgagatggTGGTGTCCATGGAGCGTTCGCACGGCCGTTCGAcgactacggcggcggcggtgacggcggcgccggcgccgttccTGAGCAAGACGTACCAGCTGGTGGACGACCCGTCGACCGACGACGTGGTGTCGTGGGGGGAGGACGAGGCCACCTTCGTGGTGTGGCGGCCGCCGGAGTTCGCCAGGGACCTCCTCCCAAACTACTTCAAGCACAACAACTTCTCCAGCTTCGTCAGGCAGCTCAACACCTAT GGTTTCAGGAAGAtagtggctgacaggtgggagtTCGCCAACGAGTTCTTCAGGAAGGGCGCCAAGCACCTCCTCTCGGAGATCCACCGGAGGAAGTCGTCGTCTTGCTCAcagccacagccgccgccgccattcccgATGCACCAGCATTACCCCCTCAGCCTcttctcgccgccgacgacgacgaggtctcCTCCGgttggagcagcagcagcagcagcctacCATTTCCAGGAAGAGTACTGCTCCTCTCCGGCGGActacgccggcggcggaggcgacttGCTGGCGGCGCTGTCGGAGGACAAccggcagctgcggcggcgcaaCTCGCTGCTGCTGTCGGAGCTGGCGCACATGAGGAAGCTCTACAACGACATCATCTACTTCCTGCAGAACCACGTGGAGccagtggcgccgccgccgctggcggccgCCACCAGCTGCAGGCTGGTGGAGCTCGGCCCGTCGACGACCGAACGCCGCCGtagcgccgcctcgccgtccggtgacaacgacgacgacgcggcggtgcGGCTGTTCGGCGTCCGGCTGGACGACGACCATGGCAAGAAGAGGAGGGTGCAGCTGGTGCAGGAAGACGAAGGAGACGAGCAGGGAAGCGAGgggtag